The Halobacillus litoralis genomic interval CCGATCCCCTTCCAAACAGAATAAACAAGCCTTAGATGAAGCTTTTCGTGAATATTATACAGGCGTTAAGATACTTAATTATTTGTCTAAAACCTTGTATTGGGAAGCAGTAAATTTTGATAAGAAGAAACGAAAAGAAAATATAAGATTTCCTTTGGTAGTCGATGGAGCAGCTAGTGAAGAGGATTCTGGTTATGAAGAAAGTCTGGTATCTGAGGAAGAGTCTGTAGAAAACCAAATCATTGAAAGTTCTAGGTCATTTTTAATAGATAGGATAGGGGATATAAGGTTGAAAACAGCATTCTCCTCATTAACCCAACGTCAAAAACAATTGTTAGAAGGCGTATATGGAGACAACCTTACTATTACGGAAACGGCTGATAAGTTAGGAATTACGCAGCAAGGTGCTTCAAAAATTCATAAATTAGCAATTGAGCGATTAAAGAAAGGAATGAGTAAAGACAAATGAAAGAATGGAAAGAATTAATCGAATGGTCTCAGCAAGGAGACGAACAAAGCACACTAAAAATCATTCGAAAAGTAGAACCAAAGATAAAAAAATCTCTTAAACAAACCCTTTCCCAAGATAGAGAAAATCTTGAACAGGAATTAATTATTAAAACTATAAAAATCATACAATCGTTTGATACTAACCAAGTTCCAGGGTTTTGGGAGTTTATGAATAAAAGTGAAAAACTTTCTTGAAAATTTTATTTTAGGTTGTTTTTTTCTTCAGTTCCACTCTTTACCTACTATACGAAATAGCCAATCTCTTTGTTGGGTGTATGAAGAAGGCGGCTAACACCCTTTCGTGATAAAAGTTTGAAAGGATGAATAATATTGAGTATTGCAGTAGGAACAGCATTGAGTCGAGGAGATAATGGGCAAGATGTTCTTGAACTACAACAAGCGTTAGTCGAAAATAATTTTTATCCGGACATTGATGCAGCTGATAATGGGGTAGATGGAAATTATGGTCCGGGTACTGAAGATGCAGTACGTCGTTATCAAATTGTGAATGGATTGACAGTTGATGGCAAGGCTGGTCCTGAAACCTTATCATCAATGGGGCTATATGCAGGTACAGCAGGGACTGATAAAATTACTGCTTTGCAACCTGGGAATACAGGTGCATCGGTTCGAATTTTACAGCAAGCGCTTTTGGATAAAAACTATTCTCTAGGACCTAGTGGTGTGGATGGAAGTTATGGTCCGACCACTGAGGATGCAGTACGTCGTTATCAAATTATGAATAATTTAACGGTTGATGGTATGGCCGGCCCCGAGACTTTATCCTCGTTAGGGATTTACGCAGGAATTTCTAATGATTCTCAAACAATTGGTGCGTTACAGCCAGGAGATTTAGGAGAAGAGGTACGTATTCTTCAACGAACTCTATCTAACAAAGGATATTATAGCGATAGTATTGATGGTAGTTACGGCCCTGCAACCGAGAGTGCAGTTCGCAGCTATCAGAGTGCAAACAATTTGACTATTGATGGTATGGCTGGCCCAGGAACCTTAACATCATTAGGTATTTATGAAGGGGTCTCTACAGGATCACCAACGATTGGAGCCCTGCAACCAGGTGATGTAGGTGCAGAGGTGGAAGTATTGCAACAAACTCTATCTAATAAAGGGTACTATAACGATAGTATTGATGGTAGTTACGGCCCTGCAACCGAGAGTGCAGTACGCAGTTATCAGAGTGCGCACAATTTAACTCTTGATGGCAAAGCTGGCCCAGAAACTTTATCCTACCTAGGAATTTATAATGGCACCTTTAATAGCACAGATGTGGTGGCTTTACAACCAGGAGATACGGGTGAAGGAGTTCGCCTTTTACAGCAGGCTCTCGTTGATAATAACTTCTATCCGGAGATTCATGCTGCTGATTATGGTGTAGATGGGGTTTATGGGCCTAATACAGAAGATGCTGTGCGTCGTTACCAGACTATAAATGGATTGACCGTTGATGGCATGGCTGGTCCTGAAACGTTATCTTCCCTTGGGATTTCTGGAGAAGGATCTGGAGGATCTCGTGGATCTGGATCCTATGGTAGTGCTTTACTTCCGGGAGACGTAGGGGACGCTGTTCGTCTTTTACAAGAAACGTTAGCTGACAAAGGATACTACAATGATAGTATTGATGGAAGTTATGGTCCGGCTACCGAAAGTGCCGTTCGAAGTTACCAAAGCGCAAATGGCTTAACTGTTGATGGTATGGCTGGTCCAGAAACATTGAATTCCTTGGATCTTAATGGAGGTTCTGGAGGTGGTGAATTTTCAGGGGGAGATTTCGAAAGCCAATCCATTTCCCAACTTTTTATTCCACCGTTTAATGATAACCGTCCTGGATTTTACATGAATCCAACATATATTACGATTCATGAGACAGCTAATACGGCAGCTTCAGCTACGGCCGCGATGCACGCTAACTACGTAAGGAATCCTACGACTGAAGAGTCTTGGCATTTTACGGTAGATGATCAACCTGTCGTTTATCAGCATTTACCATTAAATGAAATAGGTTGGCATGCAGGTGATGGGGTAGACGGAACAGGAAATCGATCAAGTATAGGTATCGAATTATGTGTTAACTATACAGGTGATTTTAGTCGGACTAGAAAGAATGCAGCTGCTTTAGTTCATAAACTTATGGATGAATATAATATTTCTTTGCAAAATGTTGTTCCTCATAATTATTGGAGTGGTAAAAATTGTCCTACTAATCTATTACCTATTTTTGGGGATTTTCGACAACAAGTAATGGATTCAATTTATGAAGAAATTGATCCGAATGATCCTACTTTGCATAGAGTAAGTTCTCCTTTTGCCGTAATTGATGAAATTTACAGCTCGGAATCTGTGGGTACGGTTAGTTATGAAAAAGCATATAATGTTAACTTTGGTCCAATTAAAGGGACATTATCAGGTACTATTATTTTAGGAGACCCTACCGCAGGTCATTGGGATTTAAAAGCAGATAAAGCCATAAGAGGGGATGTCCTTGATGGAAATATTAATCAAGCGTTGAAGGTTGTATTAGATGAAGGATTGATCCCTGGGGCCAGTGATGTACGCCAAGCCAAGGTGGAATTTGACAATTTGGTCGATGATGAACTGTCTAACATTGTAGAAATTCGCATGAGCAGCTTTGATCCTAAACTTGTCCTAGAGCCGCCGTTCGTTGAGATGGATTGGCTGACAATTGAAGTACTACGGAAAATAGGTGATGGAGTTTATGTATTAGAAAAGGTTGTTCTTAATAATATTGATTGGAATACAGAGGAAAGTATTAGAAGAGGTGCTGGATTAGCTTTGATGTTGTTAATTATTGCAGCATTACTATTAAGTGCTGGTTTCCTTGTAGCGACTGTACGTGAAATTATAAGGTATATGGGTCTTCCAGGGATGCCTTTACCACTTCCTTAACCCTTGTTGCTCCCATAGTTTTCTGATAAGGTTTACCCTGCAGAGACTATGGGAGGTAATTTTAATGAAAAAAATTTTGTTATTATCTTTATTAGTTCCTTTTCTATTATTATCAGCATGCAATGGCGATAGCTCAGTAAAAGGAAATGATGAAACAAATAATAAAACTGAGGAAGATAAACCAAAGAATGATACTGATACCAGTAAATCTTCAGTGGATGAATATAAGTATGGGGAGTTTGATGTGGCAAAAGTTGCAAAAAATATAGGTTCTTATAAAACTGGCCCAATATCTTTAACTGTAGAGGAAGCTCAGCTTGTCAGTGGAACCTTTGAAGATGAATACTACACTGATCATTTCGGGAAAAAAGATGTACAATACCTGCAATTAGCTATGGTTATGTCTACAGATGATCAAAATATTAACTTTAATTCTAAACATCTTACTTTAACAACAAACACTGGAGAGAAAATAGGTTCCCCCAGCGACTTTATGGGCACAAAAGTTGACCCCCAATATCTTAGTAAGGACGGCACAACCCGCATTCTGTTTTATTTCTTTGAAGACTCAGATGTAAAAGATATTCATACAATTGATTTACATTTGAAATCTCCTACTAATAAAAAAGGAGAACCACTTGGAGAAGATATAGATATTAAAATGAATTTTACGGAAAAGGAAGATCAATAAATGGAAATACTGATTTATTTACTAATCTTAATTACGGTTCCTATTCTATTAATATTTTTCATTGTACGAATGCTTAAGAAGCAAACTTCCCGTTTTAAAAGTGAAAGGGAAGAGTATCAAAAAAATTATAGAGAATATATAGAATTAAAAAAAGAAAGTCTTAACACGGAAAAGCAGATTCTCGAAATACAACGAAAAATTCTTAATGAAATAGAAGAAATTAATAAAGATTAACTCCCAGACTTAAGAAAGTTCTTCTTGAGGTTTTTGTTGAGGATGAAAAAATTTATCGTCCTGATAAAAATGTGTCATTACAGGAGAAGTCAATGAGGTCAATGTTCAACTGCCAAGTGGGATTATATTAAGTCCTAAAGGAAGGCACATTTTAAAGAAACAATTACAACCTTTTGATTAGTGAATAATAAAAACTCACGGGCTCTCAGTTGCATTGAAATGGAGTAGAGTCCGTGAAAGTTTATTTCGATGCAACACAAAACTTTCACAAATTACTCGATAAGTACAAATTGGTTGGGTGTAAATTTCATGATTCCCGTCTGTTGTCTTGTTTTCCATTGATATTTCCATTCTTCCCCTTATTGATTTAAGGGTTTGAGGTCTATATGAGGAACGGAATACATTTCTTGTTTAACCTGGTTCAAATCCTTTTGTACGGAATCAGTCACAACATCCAAATTATCTAAGTAAACATTTCTCGTTTTAAAATCCTGAAACAGCTTTTTATCACGTTGAAATACCTTCAGAACAAGAGGTAAAACGACAGCTTTGATCAACGTTTCTCTTATTTCTTGATTCAAGGAGCTCACCTTCTGAGGTATTTTGAGTTGTCACCATTTCCAAAACTTCCATCCTCTTTTTTCTTTTCTCATTTCTTCTATAAATTTCAATATGAAATTGTAAGAATAAACGATAAAAACCTCTTATAGCCACCTTATCCTCCATTTTTTTCTAAAAAATTAAATGGAAATATTTATGGGGTATCTGATTCAACGTGTGGAAACTTAACAAATTTATATTGGATAATGAACATTATATAATAATAAGTACTGAAGCGAGTGATTTATTTGAAGGAGAACGAAGTAGCACAAGTTAAAAAGAACACATATATCTTCTCATTAATAAAGAAGTTTATTCCAGCAACTTTCTTTCTTACCTTAATATCTTCTTTTTTATACTGTGTAGGTTATTCCTTTCTTTATGGTTATTTTATTGGGGGAAGTAGCAAAGGACCAGCTATAAGAGTCATCGAACTTTTCGCGAACCCTGCTCCCTTTAATATATATACAGTTATTATTATGGGTGTTTTTATAGTAATAAGCTTATTACTATTGATGATACTGATAGAACAATTCTTAGGTAGTGAAAAAAAAACATCATTCATTGCAGCTACATTAATAATGTTTTGTGTGTTCCAGTTTCTTTTTACCTTGTTATTTATTAATGGTTTAGGCGAACACCTTATCTTAAATGTAATATCTTCATTTCTAGTATGGATTGTCCCATTGTTTTTAGTTGTTCTATTAATAGTTATGGTTACACTGGCTAAGTGGCCACTTTTAGGTGTACCCGGCTTTTTGTTTGGCATTATATCCTCAGTATTCCTTTCCGTTTTCTTTAATACTACATTAAATGAATTAATTTTATTAATTGTTCTTTTTTTCTCAGCCTTAGCCTACATATTTCTAGGTTTTAAACTTAGGAATAGCTCTTTTTACAGAGGAATGGTCGTGTTTCCTTTACTATTTTTAATTGTAATCTTCGTGGTTGGTGTTTTGTTAGATCAAGTAGATTTTGGTGAATTAATATGTTTATTTATTTTAACCTTCGTCATATCAACTATGTGTGCAAAAGCACCTTTTATACATAAATATATTCCGACAGCCCCTGGACTTAAACTTAAAAATTGGAAGAGTTTTATAACTGAAGCAAAAAAAAGTGTTGAAATTATATTTGAATTTGGAAGAACTAAAAAAGATATTGCAATTTTATTAGTTGTTATTTTAATCTTTTTGACAATAATACCTCAATTCTTATTTTTAGCAGGTCAGTACATAAGGGAGCTGACTTATCCTTTTCAAGACTGTGTAACTAATCCACCAGTAGTATATAAGGAAACGATAGAATACAATGGTGAAAAATATAAAGGTTACATTTTTAATGAAACCGACTCAAAGCTTTATATTGCTGATTCTAACTGGGAGCTGAAAAGAATTGTAGGTAGAAATTTAGTTACTTACACTACACCCAAAGATGAAATCAAAGAAATGTGTCAGGGATCAATTAATAATAATTAAAATAGTTATATTTAGTTTGTTGGAAATTTTTTAGAATAGGAATTTTCAAGTATTACGGATAGGACGCATGAAGCGTAATAAAATTGCATTGGCGGCTTTAAGGGTTCTTTAATACAAGATGACAATGTGGGATTTGCGTTCTCAATCGTTGGATTACTTTTACTTGTGAACTATATAGCATTTTTAGAGAATAACAATGGAACACCTAAATATAGTGGTTACATAAAGCTAATTCAATTGTAGTATTTTTCGCTTCATGGCTTATGTTTTTAAACTAACTGTAGTTTTATTCATTCATGAGCTGAAGTAACGGGTGTTAAAATAAATGACTCCTTAAGAAATACCTCGAAATCGAGTCTTATAAAAACGGGGGCTATACTTTAACAAACTATCAACAATAAGACCTTCAATATACATCATTTTTAAATACAAAAAATATACTGCCATTTCATACATGGATTAAATGCCAAATACAAAATAATTATGGTTTTAAATGCTTTAGTTTCCAAAAGAATTTAAATATTTGATATATGTTAGGATTAACTTATATCAAATATAGAATACAGAAAGAGGGATGAGTATGCATATTCGTGATTTCATAAAAAACTTTTCCAATCATCCAGTATTATTCATAGGGACTGGGATGAGCCTTAGATACCTTGAGAACTCTTTCACATGGGACGGTTTACTTTCTTACATATCCCAACAACTGAAAGATACAGAGGAATATTATTTTGACCTTAAAGCAAAACATGGAAACGATGGTACATATGATTACACCAGGATTGCAAAAGACTTAGAAATTGAATTCAATAATACCCTGGAAAGGGAGAGGAATGGAAAGTTTAAACATATAAATGATAAATTTTATGAAAATATGAAAGTGGACAATAATATAAGCAGATTCAAATTGTATATATCAGATTTGCTATCTGAATACGTGGTCAAGGAAGAAATGAAACAAGAAGTAGCGGAATTAAAAAAAGTACGAAAAAATATAGGTTCAGTCGTAACAACAAATTACGATAGTTTTATAGAAGAAATTTTTGAATTTAATCAACTTATTGGAAACAATATTTTGTTAAGTAATCCATATGGATCAGTGTACAAAATAC includes:
- a CDS encoding sigma-70 family RNA polymerase sigma factor, producing the protein MFKEYNNYFSIEDQRLLLQFIKGHQELLENPLVISFLEKRENLTLLVQHLRSPSKQNKQALDEAFREYYTGVKILNYLSKTLYWEAVNFDKKKRKENIRFPLVVDGAASEEDSGYEESLVSEEESVENQIIESSRSFLIDRIGDIRLKTAFSSLTQRQKQLLEGVYGDNLTITETADKLGITQQGASKIHKLAIERLKKGMSKDK
- a CDS encoding helix-turn-helix domain-containing protein — encoded protein: MKEWKELIEWSQQGDEQSTLKIIRKVEPKIKKSLKQTLSQDRENLEQELIIKTIKIIQSFDTNQVPGFWEFMNKSEKLS